GTTACGAAAGACGAGCTGTGATTTCCCGCACTATTGGGGATTTCAATAATTTCGGCTGTACTAAAGTCTTCCAAATCAATACGAGCAATACGCGGGGTATTATTTCCATTGATGAAAATCCAACGTCCATCTAATTCTCCATTGGTTTGAGAAATATCAGGGTGGTGGGAGTCATCCCAAGGAATAAATCCATGCGAAGTCATCAACATGGGTTTTGTTTCTTCACTATAGCCGTAGCCTTTTTCTGGATCTTGAGAGAATACCGGAATTACTTTGAATAATCGCCCTGAAGGCAATCCATATACCGATAATTGGCCGCTAAATCCCCCCGAAAAGAAACCATAGTATTCGTCGTATTCACCAGGTGCTACATACACTTTTTCAGCTGCATTGGAGGAAAGCGCTCCTTTGTTGTTTTGCTTGGCTTTGTTGCAACTGACGAAGGTAAGTCCAACAAGACAACTGACTAAAGTGAGATTTATATACTTTTTCATACTTGATGTTATTAAGGTTACAGTGTTCTAAAATATTCCAGTACGGCACGAGCCTCTTCTTCTGTCAGATTTTGGTTCGCCATTGGTGCACCATTGAATTCTTTGAGTAAATCTTGTGCTAAGGCATCGTGTTCCAGCATGTTTTCAGGGTTTAGAATCATGTTCATTACCCATTCTGGTGTACGACGCTCTAAAATGCCTTTAGGAGCTGGCCCAATAAACTTTTTGTCTGGTTTGTGACAAGCAGTACACATGGTTTTGAATACTTCTTGACCTTTTGCTGCCATGGCTTGATCAATATCACCCAGCATTAACGTTTTGATTGGCCCTTTCCCTTTATTTACTAAATCAATTCGCTCAGAAGCAGGTGCATTGGCTGCATCTGTGGTTGCTGAACTCGATGGGGTAGGAGTTGTCGTTTCTATTTTTCTTTCATTCGTTGTTACACTTTCTTCTGACATAGGTTTTGCCGATTTATCACCACATGATACGAGTGTTAAACAGCCTGCAAGTAGCATAAATGATAGGACTTTTGATTTCATCTTGATATAGTTTAGATATTATTTTAACCCAAAGTTACCGCCTTCTTGTAGGTGTTTTTTATGATTCAAATCACAAGTGTGTAAATAAAAGAGGAATTTGTCTTTTTTAAGAGGTGAGGAGGTGTGGTGGTGAGGAGGTGTGGTGGTGAGGAGGTGTGGTGGTGAGAGGGTGTGGTGGNNNNNNNNNNNNNNNNNNNNNNNNNNNNNNNNNNNNNNNNNNNNNNNNNNNNNNNNNNNNNNNNNNNNNNNNNNNNNNNNNNNNNNNNNNNNNNNNNNNNGGGTGTGGTGGTGAGGAGGTGAGAGGATGAGGTGAGGCGTTAAACAAAGGGACTATCTCTTAAAGTGTGTAAGTTAAAAATAAAGTTTGGGTTAGGTTTTTATTTAAAGTCTAAAACCCATTTCAAAAACTCACCGCCTCACCAATCTCACCCCTCACGGCTACATTGCCTCGTAATCCACATCCCGTATGTCACGCCGACGAAGGAGGGGTCGCATCCCGCGCTCACATTTAAATGGAGATGGGAAAGAAGAAAGAGGTGGGGGCACTATCTCTTAAAGTGTGTAAGTTAAAAATAAAGTTTGGGTTAGGTTTTTATTTAAAGTCTAAAACCCATTTCAAAAACTCACCCTCTCACCAATCTCACCCCCTCACCAATCTCACCGCCTCACCAATCTCACCGCCTCACCAATCTCACCCCCTCACCAATCTCACCATCTCACCATCTCACCATCACACCCCCTCACCAATCTCACCCTCTCACCAATCTCACCAATCTCACCCCCTCACCAATCTCACCCCCTCACCAATCTCACCACTATCTGGTCTATTCCTTTTTATAAAATCTGCACCATACCTATAGTACAGTGGAGCTATACCTTTGAGGGTAAATAAGGAGGAGATCCAGAGGAGGAAGAGGGAAACCACTATAAAATAGGGATTTATACTTCCTAGTTGAGCATCCTTCTCTAGGGTAAACTTGTCTTTGAAATCAACTGTAATACATACTTAGAATGAAAACTGTCTTTTTTACGGAGTGTTCTGTTTCGCTTAGCACGTTGTTTTTTACACCAGCGATAGCGGTTGAGACGCAAACGATGCAACCTATTTCTTTTGCGTTTAATGGGAGTAATACCGCCATCTTGTTTCTAGTGGTTATGGGAATGCTGATGGTATTCGCCTGTGGTTTTTTGTATATGGAAGCGAAAAGCTTGCTGCAGGCATATCAAAAAAATAAAACCCAACTGCTAGGGAAGGATGCTCGGCCATTTATCCGTTTAACGCCCCAGCAAATCAAAAAGCTGTTGCTTGTTTTGCGATCGAAAAAACACGGCTTATTGCTGTTCTTGGGCTTGTTTTGTACGCCTGCTGTTTGGGCGCAAACGTCGATGAAGCTAGAAGATCGTCCGTTGCTTCAAGAACCTGGAATTTTAATTACCATTGGTTTATTGTTGATTCCCATTGTTTTGGGAGTATGGATGATGGTGGTACAAGTTCGCCGTTTGATTCAGAGTCAACGAAAAAAGATGGTCAAGCAAGATATCGATCACCTGGTGCATTACTTTGAAAATTTGTCCGAAGAAGATTTAGAAGTTTTCATGCAGCGCAAGGAGGCTTTGGACTATACGCTTTCTCGAGAAACGCTGCTGAGCGATGAGGCCGCCGCAGATCAACGCGGATTGATTCAGATTCAAGAGCGAGAAGGATTGCCTGTAGTATCCGCGAAGAAACGCAATGCAACCCAATTGACTGTTGATCCTCAATTGGCGAAAGTTATTCTTTGGTTTTTGGGTACTGCAACTTTTTGGTTACTCGTAGGAACAACAGTAGGGGAATATTTGGGTATTAAGTTTGTTGCCCCTGATATTGATCACAACAGCTGGTTGAGTTTTGGAAGACTGCGTCCTGTACACACCAATGCTGTATTTTGGGGATGGTCTTCCTTGGGGATGATTGGATTGGGATACTATATCGTTCCTCGGGTTAGCAATACTGCTTTGGCCAACTATTCTTGGGCTTGGTATTCGCTTATTTTGATTAATGCCTCGGTTCTCTTTGGTTCCCTTAGTTTGATGATGGGCATAAACAATGGAGGGGGAGAATATAGAGAATACATATGGCCGATTATGTTGCTGTTTGCTTTGGGGCTGTATTTTACCTTGAGAAATTACCTTCAAACGATTGCACAACGCAAAACAGAAGAAATTTATATCTCGAATTGGTATATCGTAGCGGCTGTTATTTTTATTACCGTGGTGGCAATCGTAGGGTATTTGCCCTTTTGGCAAGATGGATTAGGAGAAACTATTGTACAAGGGTACTATATGCATCAAGCGGTAGGGATGTGGTTTATGTTATTTACTTTGGGTATTGTGTACTACTTTGTGCCCCAACAGTTGAATAAACCCATTTACTCTTATAGCTTGGGTATCTTGGCGTTTTGGACACAGATTTTGTTTTATACGCTTATTGGAACGCACCATTTTGTGTTCAGTGCTATTCCTTGGTGGTTGCAAACGGTTGCGATTGTAGCGAGTGTAGGGATGGTCATTCCCGTTGTAGCGGGTACAACCAATTTTGTGATGACGTTTAAAGGGGCTTGGCACAAAATGAGAGATAGTTATACCGTTCCTTTCTTTGTTGTGGGGATTATCTTCTACTTTACAGGATCTTTACAAGGAACAGCCGAATCATTTCGATTCACCAATCTCCTCTGGCATTTTACCGATTTTACAGTGGCGCATTCGCACCTGACGATGTATGGAATTATCGCCTTTTTACTCTGGGGCGGCATTTATGCTCTTGTACCGCAGTTAACCGGAAAAGAAGCGCCTCAAATTACCGTAGGCGCTCACTTTTGGCTGGCACTGATTGGGTTGTTGTTTTATTCTATTCCGTTGATGTATGGCGGAACCCTACGCGGTATCCTTTGGATGGGGGATGCTCCTTTTATTGAAAGTGTCAAACTCATGATGCCTTATTGGTTATGGCGTGCCATTGGTGGAACGCTGATGTGGGTTTCTCATCTGTTTTTTGCTTTTAATTTTTATCGCATGACACGAACGCTGCAACCCGAGGAGCTCATACAGACGGATATAGCCCTGGAACAAGTACAACAACGAATGAAATCGACTACCAACTCTTAATTGTCAATTATGGAAATCTTCAATAATCACAAGAAATTATACCTCCTAGCGAGTGTGCTATTTGTGCTGTTGACTCTTTTTGTAGCACTTGTACCAGCACTAGATAATCAAGCTAAAATACAGCCTTTACCGGATGCGATACCCTTGAGTGACGCCGCAGTAAGAGGCAAGCAAGTGTTTATTGCCAACGGATGTGTAGCGTGTCATAGTCAGCAGGTGCGCAATGTTGAAATGGATCGCAAATGGGGAGGTCGACCTTCAATGTCTGCGGATTATGCCGGAAATAAGCGCATCGATGTGTGGACCAATACGGCCACGTTGATGGGAACAGAACGCACAGGGCCTGATTTAACGGATATAGGCACCCGTCAGCCGAGTATCGA
The window above is part of the Myroides odoratus DSM 2801 genome. Proteins encoded here:
- a CDS encoding c-type cytochrome is translated as MKSKVLSFMLLAGCLTLVSCGDKSAKPMSEESVTTNERKIETTTPTPSSSATTDAANAPASERIDLVNKGKGPIKTLMLGDIDQAMAAKGQEVFKTMCTACHKPDKKFIGPAPKGILERRTPEWVMNMILNPENMLEHDALAQDLLKEFNGAPMANQNLTEEEARAVLEYFRTL
- a CDS encoding cbb3-type cytochrome c oxidase subunit I, encoding MKTVFFTECSVSLSTLFFTPAIAVETQTMQPISFAFNGSNTAILFLVVMGMLMVFACGFLYMEAKSLLQAYQKNKTQLLGKDARPFIRLTPQQIKKLLLVLRSKKHGLLLFLGLFCTPAVWAQTSMKLEDRPLLQEPGILITIGLLLIPIVLGVWMMVVQVRRLIQSQRKKMVKQDIDHLVHYFENLSEEDLEVFMQRKEALDYTLSRETLLSDEAAADQRGLIQIQEREGLPVVSAKKRNATQLTVDPQLAKVILWFLGTATFWLLVGTTVGEYLGIKFVAPDIDHNSWLSFGRLRPVHTNAVFWGWSSLGMIGLGYYIVPRVSNTALANYSWAWYSLILINASVLFGSLSLMMGINNGGGEYREYIWPIMLLFALGLYFTLRNYLQTIAQRKTEEIYISNWYIVAAVIFITVVAIVGYLPFWQDGLGETIVQGYYMHQAVGMWFMLFTLGIVYYFVPQQLNKPIYSYSLGILAFWTQILFYTLIGTHHFVFSAIPWWLQTVAIVASVGMVIPVVAGTTNFVMTFKGAWHKMRDSYTVPFFVVGIIFYFTGSLQGTAESFRFTNLLWHFTDFTVAHSHLTMYGIIAFLLWGGIYALVPQLTGKEAPQITVGAHFWLALIGLLFYSIPLMYGGTLRGILWMGDAPFIESVKLMMPYWLWRAIGGTLMWVSHLFFAFNFYRMTRTLQPEELIQTDIALEQVQQRMKSTTNS